In one window of Helianthus annuus cultivar XRQ/B chromosome 17, HanXRQr2.0-SUNRISE, whole genome shotgun sequence DNA:
- the LOC110920887 gene encoding alkaline ceramidase: MADSTSSFWGPVTSSHEWCEKNYVYSSYVAEFYNTISNIPCILLAFIGLVSSLLQRFEKRFSVLHLSNMALAIGSVMYHATLQHVQQQSDETPMVWEMLLYIYILYSPDWHYRSTMPTFLFLYGISFAVLHSVIRFDIGFKLHYVMLCLLCVPRMYKYYIHTQDVSAKRLAKLYFATLFVGSLCWLGDRFCCTHISTWPINPQGHALWHVSMGFNSYFANTFLMFCRAQQRDWSPKVVCFMGILPYVRIQKPKTHTK, encoded by the exons TCGTCCCACGAGTGGTGTGAAAAGAACTACGTGTATTCTTCTTATGTTGCTGAGTTTTATAATACCATCTCAAACATTCCATGCATCCTATTGGCATTCATCGGCCTTGTTAGTTCATTGCTACAACGGTTCGAGAAGAGGTTCAGTGTTCTTCACTTGTCAAATATGGCCCTCGCTATTGGAAGCGTAATGTATCATGCCACATTGCAACATGT GCAGCAGCAAAGTGACGAGACTCCAATGGTATGGGAAATGCTGCTATACATATACATCCTCTACTCACCAGATTGGCACTACCGAAGTACCATGCCAACGTTCCTGTTCCTGTACGGTATCTCTTTCGCCGTTCTCCATTCCGTGATCCGTTTTGATATCGGTTTCAAACTTCATTACGTGATGCTTTGCCTGTTGTGTGTGCCTCGGATGTACAAgtattacatacatacacaagACGTGTCGGCCAAAAGGCTAGCGAAGTTATATTTCGCCACCCTTTTCGTTGGTAGTTTGTGCTGGTTAGGTGATCGGTTCTGCTGCACGCATATATCCACCTGGCCGATTAACCCTCAGGGTCATGCGTTGTGGCATGTTTCCATGGGCTTTAACTCTTATTTTGCAAACACGTTCTTGATGTTTTGTCGGGCACAACAACGTGACTGGAGCCCGAAGGTGGTTTGTTTCATGGGAATTCTCCCATATGTTAGGATCCAGAAGCCGAAAACACACACCAAGTAA